The sequence below is a genomic window from Pseudomonadota bacterium.
GCGACTTGGTATTACACGAAAAGGTGATCGAGCATGCGTTTGAGCATAGGGGTGCCTTTCACCTCTGTCTCAAAGAGGGGGATCGTGGCCCTTACTTTGTCTCCGAATATCTCCCAGATTTCCTGCATATGATCATCCTGCATCTTTACGCGGTTGCGGACAAATTCAGCCGTATTTTCACCTACCTGGTCTTTCTGGATGATCCCGTTGACTACCACACCACCCACAGGGATGCCGAATTCATAAAACCAGTTGATAAACCTTGTAATAACAGCAATGGGAAGGCTCTCCGGGAGTGTGGCAAAGAAAAAGGCGGTAAGGTTATTGTCTGTAAGAAGACCCTGCACTTTTGCCATCCTGCCCTTAAACCCCAGCAGGTAGTTCATGAGGGGGTCTTCCTCGTTTTTCTTTGAAAAGGAGAGCAGCTCCCTTAAAGTTTTTGCCTCGTCCCTGCTTTTCAGCATCTTTTCCACCCAGAGGGAATATACCTTGGACATGCCGAGGAGACGCCGTGCATTTGCCGTAGGGGCAGTATCAAAAACATAGAAATCGTATTCATTCTTGAACATGATGTCTGTCATATTTTCGAACATGGCGGATTCTTCAAAGGCAGGGTTCATCGTGGCGGATTCAATGAAGTCATCGGCTTTGGTTGTAAGGTCTGCAAATTTGAGAAACCAGTTGATCTTTTCGCGGATCTCCCGTTTTGACCGTTCAATAGTATCCTTTGTATCGATCTCAAAGGCATAACAGAGCGACTCATCGCACACGGTAACGGCCTTGCCGAATACGTCCTGTCCGTAAAGGTTCGAGAGGCTGTGGACAGGGTTGGTGGAGGCAAGAAGCGTCTTTTTCCCCTGTTTTGCAGCCCATAATGCTGCCGTTCCGGCAAGTACAGTCTTCCCTACCCCTCCTTTCCCACCGAAAAAGATATACTTAAGGCCGGGGTGGTCCTTCATATATTGGGTCATACTGGTAGTAATCTGGTTCATCGTGGAACTCCTTAGCTCACAATTATTTACACGTTACCAAACATGGTAATTGCCAGTTTTTCTATCATCTCAAGCCCCGTAACGTCCCTGTCCATTTCAGGGACATAGGCAAGTATCTGGTTTTTGAATGTTTCGTCAATGACCTTCAGATATTTTTCCTGCATGACAAAACGGTTCTTCAGATATTCCGGAATCTCCTGCTGTTTCAATGTCTCGGACAAAACCCTGTTTACCACATAACCGCTTAAGGGGACATCGAATTTGGCAAAAAGTTCTGCCGCCTTCACCGTATCGGTAATAATCATCTGCTCTGCCGTAATCACAAAAAAGAATGCGGTCTTCTCCTTGTCGGTAAGGATGCCGGAAGACTTATTTATTCTCTCCTTGATGTAGAGGAGTTCATTGAGGATGGCATCTTCATCGAGCTCTTTATCCCTGCGCATGACAGCGGCAACCTGGTCATATTCCCTCATCTGCTGACGAAGGTTTGTTATTTTATCGATCCATTCGTCATATACAGATGCCATGCTCAGATAATAGAGTGCATGTCCAAGGGGAACGAGGTCATAGATGTAGTAGTCATACCCGCCCTTTACCACGATATCCACCACTTCATCAAAGATTGCGCTCTCTTCCATGGCCGGCTCAGCAGCAGCAGCCTGGATATAGCTCTCTATCTCCTCGGGAATCTTATCCATGCCGTACATGTCCAGAATCTTTTGCCTGATCTCCTGTTGATACTCTTTTACCCGGCGGTCGGCATCGATTTCCTGTGCATAGAGGTTCGGCATGATTTCTGTAGGCCCTTTGCCGAAGATGTCCCTCTTGAATATGTCGCTCAATGACGCCTGCGGGTCCACGGAAAAAACAAGGACACGCTTCCCCTGCTTTGCCAGATAATAGGCTGTTGCAGCGGAAAAGGTTGTCTTTCCCAGCCCTCCCTTGCCGCCAAACATAATGTAACGCCTGTCAGGATACTGTTCAAAAATTTTTGTCAGTGAAATAGGAACCACCCCTTTCTTTTAAATGCAGTGTTGAGTTATAAGTTTTGAGTGTTAAGTTTAAGGCTCTATTAAAACCCAAAACTCAACACTCAAAACTCAACACTGTTTTTTTATGCTAACGCATCCGTTAAATCTTTTTCCCTCAGCATTC
It includes:
- a CDS encoding TRC40/GET3/ArsA family transport-energizing ATPase, with protein sequence MFGGKGGLGKTTFSAATAYYLAKQGKRVLVFSVDPQASLSDIFKRDIFGKGPTEIMPNLYAQEIDADRRVKEYQQEIRQKILDMYGMDKIPEEIESYIQAAAAEPAMEESAIFDEVVDIVVKGGYDYYIYDLVPLGHALYYLSMASVYDEWIDKITNLRQQMREYDQVAAVMRRDKELDEDAILNELLYIKERINKSSGILTDKEKTAFFFVITAEQMIITDTVKAAELFAKFDVPLSGYVVNRVLSETLKQQEIPEYLKNRFVMQEKYLKVIDETFKNQILAYVPEMDRDVTGLEMIEKLAITMFGNV
- a CDS encoding TRC40/GET3/ArsA family transport-energizing ATPase, whose amino-acid sequence is MNQITTSMTQYMKDHPGLKYIFFGGKGGVGKTVLAGTAALWAAKQGKKTLLASTNPVHSLSNLYGQDVFGKAVTVCDESLCYAFEIDTKDTIERSKREIREKINWFLKFADLTTKADDFIESATMNPAFEESAMFENMTDIMFKNEYDFYVFDTAPTANARRLLGMSKVYSLWVEKMLKSRDEAKTLRELLSFSKKNEEDPLMNYLLGFKGRMAKVQGLLTDNNLTAFFFATLPESLPIAVITRFINWFYEFGIPVGGVVVNGIIQKDQVGENTAEFVRNRVKMQDDHMQEIWEIFGDKVRATIPLFETEVKGTPMLKRMLDHLFV